The genomic region aggcacttgtcatctcccgtctggattactgcaactcgcaacTGCAacttggctgggctccctgcctgtgccattaaacccctacaactcatccagaacgccgcagcccgtctggtgttcaaccttcccaagttctctcacgtcaccccgctcctccgctctctccactggcttccagttgaagctcgcatccgctacaagaccatggtgcttgcctacggagctgtgaagagacctgaaaatagatgtgcagtggcactccccaaccaacctgacagagcttgagaggatctgcagagaataggACAAACTCctcaaatataggtgtgccaagcttgtagcgtcaaacgaagaagacttgaggctgttatcgctgccaaaAGGGCTTCTctttactgagtaaagggtatgaataaaaacctgttttcactttgtcattctgggttattgtgtgtaatcacttttagaatgaggctgttaAGTAAACATTTTCAGAAAAAGTGAAggtgtttgaatactttccggCCCAAGTCACTATTATCATGAGTTAATTGATACATTTTTCTGGTAACCACTAACATTCCAGTAACAGCGTTCTCCTTCTGTGAAACAGATATTATATGTGGACATGGACATACTTATGTGTCTACACAAGTCTAATATGACAGTTATATGTGAGCAGGTAATCCGAACACCAAGCTCACTTTTTAATGACAGGTCTGGACACACAAGATATTGTTTGAATCTAGCTGAAGTGCGCAGTACTATTTATTAGTTGAAGCAAAAGTTCCATTCAAATgttgttacaatacatcaatcatgtTGAAAACAAAGGCAGAATAACATAGTGACCCCCACAGTATACATAGTGTACAGTACCCCTAAGTGCTTTGCATGTATAGATGTACAGTCCTAACCACGTAGCAACCTACAAAACAAGACCAATTTCAGTTGCTTACATTATAACTCCTGAAACTTTTGGTCCTTTCACCATAATGTTTCAATAGAGAATTTAATATGAACCTATAGGCCTATTTTACAAGGGTACAAAGTAGGTGAGTGTGATATACAGCATAGAGATATGGTAACCAACATCTCTGAAGGCAATTCTTGAAACCTGTCCAAAAACAAGCTTTAAAAGACATGAATGTAGACCGAAATTAGCCTTGAAATATCAACCCATACCTTAAAGAGATCCTACCTGAGGATAATAGCAAGATACATACAACAACTCACTAACGCTTATATAGTTGTCTACAAGAAAAAAGGAGGTAAATGTAAGGCTATGGTTACTGCAAATTGACAAGCAGCTGCCTGTGAAGCTGAGCCTGTGACGTCTCCACAGTAAAGTGGTCACTCCTCAGTCCTGAGTTTGATGTAGCAATCATAGGAACGCGGAATGCGGCCAAAGCTGGAGCACGCTGGCTCGATGTTGATCTCCTCTGGAGATTTGGTGCCGGTGAAAGTGAAGCGCTGCAGGAGGGAGGTAAAGAAGAGAAAGAGCTCCACTTTGGCCAGAGCCTCCCCAGGACACGCCCGCTTCCCTAAGAGAAATGAGAGGTCATTTGAGCCTATAGCTGAGCCTATAACTGAATTGAAGTTGACCAGAGGTTGTCAGGTTTCTTGTTAAGTTTTTTTAAATGAGTGGGGAAATCATCTCATctattttaatgttttttttgtggATAGGATAGAGAGATACAGGAAAGTTATTAGGAGAGTGTGCTGAAAAGCAGCGGGTCAGATTCAAACCAAACCCATGCTGGCAGCGGAACATAGTACCTCCAGAGAGGCAGCAGCTTACTGTCAACTGCAAGACCACCCCAGGCCACTAGGTTTCTTGTTTTTAACTCACATAATCCACAAACTACTTGGACCATGATCTTACCCACTCCAAAAGCAAAGAATCCATCATTTTTCTTAAAGACTCCATTTTCATCCAGGAAGTTCTCTGGGTCAAACTCATCTGGGTTTTTAAACCATTTGGGATCAGCAAGCACAGAGGACAGCAGAGGCAGGACCATGGTACCCTGAAAGAATGACAACATAACACCCATCACTTGCTATGAAAACTGCATGTTGATCCATAAAATGTAAATCAAAAACAACAGTTCCACCACGTCAAACAAGATACAGTGAGATTGAACATTCAGTGTTTGTACAGTTACACAATTGTGGTCACCTCTGGAATGTGGTAGTTGTAGAACTCTGTATCTCTGATCACTTTGTGGGGTACAGAGGTGGGACTGAGGTCCATGTATCGCTGGACTTCGTGAATGACAGCATCCGTGTAGGGCATTTTAACTCTGTCGTCAACCGTGGGCACTCTTGAGCCAATCACCTCGTCTATCTCCTTCTGAACACTCTCTTAGGAAGATTTAAGTCACACTTTATAATACGTTGCACTGATACTATGTACAGATTGTTGTTGGAGTTATTACATGTCACATCGTAATAACACATTTTAAACAATTCATAGTCCAGAATGATACTTTTTTGGATAGCAGTGTTATCTAATAGATTTAGGAGACTTggatgcagggtagcctagtggttagagagttggactagtaaccggaaggttgcaagttcaaatcccagagctgacaatgtacaaatctgtcgttctgcccttgaacaggcagttaacccactgttcctaggccgtcattgaaaataagaatttgttcttaactgacttgccaagttaaataaaggtacatttttaTAAATCGATAAAGACTTGGGTAGCAGGCTACCTTGAATGTGAGGGTACTTTATCATCATCAGAAATGATTGTCTTAGGGTGGATGATGTGGTTTCTGTTCCAGCAGCAAACAGGCTCCATGCAGTCATCACCATATTATCATTGTTGAACTCAGTGTTGGGATCATCTTTCTCCTAAGAGAAGAGAATAAGTCACCATCAGTTATGTAGGTAAACAGCGACATCAGGTGGCTAGTTGCCATCTCCACATACTTATTGCCTCTAAATACGTTTGGAAATCAGAGATTGGCCTCTCACTTGTCTATTCACTCATGATAGCCAAACTCACATAAGTGGACATGGAGAGTATCTTAATTCTAGCCACATTCCATATTTTCATAATGTGTAAGAGGTTCAACCTCCAATGTGAGGATCATGCTGTGTTTTCTACCTCCAGCATTTTAACCAGGAAGGCCTCAATGAAGTCCTGAGGTTCAGAGATGTTAAGGGTTTTAAGGCGGATTTCTGCTTGCCCTTGTATGTAAGCTTTGGCCTTGTTTACGATAGCAAACATCTCATGGTGATTGCCTGGAAAGCACCAAACGATTCTAGGGAACATGTTGTACATCTGAAAGAAAGGGGATGGAAGGGGAGGGGGTTTTGTTAGTGAAAACAATGGCTTGGTCAGCCCAAGACCATTTTGTGCAATTACTGTGATAGACCTTCAGTTTAGCAGGGCGTTGAGAGCAATGGAAGATTCTATGAAAAGAGATGAGCTGAAAAGTTACTGTACCGCTCCAATAGGGCTGCTGAGTACATGGAAGTAGGCATCAACAGCCTTTTGGATGAGCTGAAATATTGGGTCGTCATTTTCAAACCTGTGCCCAAAGACTATGGAGCAGATCACATTGCCAACACAATTGCAAAGCAATTCTTTGGGATTGACAACTGAATCTAGATTAGAGAAGGAAGGCAAGAACACACAGATACTTTTAAAATACCGGATTGGTTATCCATATATAATATTGTGATGGTGAAACTTTTAGAAATAGCTGTGAGAAGCAACAACTACATTTGAATTAAACACTCAATTTTCCATGTATTTTAATGTAAAATGGTACCATTTCAATGAAATGTTTAGTATTAAAATCTTGCTGAAGATAATACTGAGAATAACCTACCTCTATATTCACCAAAGGCTTTCACCAGCATCTTAGCCTCTTCTTGGACACGTTCTTCGATGCTCCTGCGCCCCATCCCAAAGGTTTTAAGGGTCATTAGTGAGAACCTGCGAAGATCTTTTGATCTCTTCCCACTGCTCACCATCACCCCTACAGTAAACAGTATGACAGAAGCACAAAGAGGAAGAATTAGAATAGCATAACATAAACCTaatgtaatgttgttgttttttttgacTGTGTCAAGGACAatgacacccacccacccactcccatttaaaacatacactgctcaaaaaaataaagggaacacttaaacaacacagtgtaactccaagtcaatcacacttctgtgaaatcaaactgtccacttaggaagcaacactgattgacaatacatttcacatgctgttgtgcaaatggaatagacaacaggtggaaattataggcatttagcaagacacccccaataaaggagtggttctgcaagtggtgaccagaccacttctcagttcctatgcttcctggctgatgttttggtcacttttgaatgctggcggtgctttcactctagtggtagcatgagacggagtctacaacccacacaagtggctcgggtagtgcagctcatccaggatggcacatcaatgcgaactgtggcaagaaggtttgctgtgtctgtcagcgtagtgtccagagcagggaggcgctaccaggagacaggccagtacatcaggagacgtggaggaggccgtaggagggaaacaacccagcagcaggaccgctacctccgcctttgtgcaaggaggagcaggaggagcactgccagagccctgcaaaatgacctccagcaggccacaaatgtgaaTGTATCTGctgaaacggtcagaaacagactccatgagggtggtatgagggcccgacgtccacaggtgggagttgtgcttacagcccaacaccgtgcaggacgtttggcattttccagagaacaccaagattggcaaattcgccaccggcgctctgtgctcttcacagatgaaaccaggttcacactgagcacgtgacagacgtgaaaagtctggagacgccatggagaacgttctgctgcctgcaacatcctccagcatgactggtttggcggtgggtcagtcatggtgttgggtggcatttctttggggggccgcacagccctccatgtgctcaccagaggtagcctgactgccattaggtaccgggATGAAATCCTCaaaccccttgtgagaccatatgctggtgcagttggccgtgggttcctcctaatgcaagacaatgctagacctcatgtggctggagtgtgtcagcagttcctgcaagaggaaggcattgatactatggactggcccgcccgttccccagacctgaatccaattgagcacatctgggacataatgtctcgctccatccaccaacagactgcaccacagactgtccaggagttggcggatgctttagtccaggtctgggaggagatccctcaggagaccatccgccacctcatcaggagcatgcccaggcattgtagggaggtcatacaggcatgtggaggccacacacactactgagcctcattttcacttgttttaaggacattacatcaaagttggatcagcctgtagtgtggttttccactttaattttgagtgtgactccaaatccagacctccatgggttgataaatttgattttgtGTGATATTGTTGTCagtacattcaactatgtaaagaaaaaagtatataataagaatatttcattcattcagatctaggatgtgttattttagtgttccctttattttttttgagcagtgtatatataaatcacCCACCATATCCTTTAGAGATTGTCATGATCACGGGGTAGTTGGCTCTGCCGCTGAACTCTTCTCCTTGTGTGACAAAAGCATCCTTGATAGCCTGAAAGCCAGAGATCACCACTACAGGTTTGGAGCCCAGCCATACAGTAAACACTGAGCCATACTTCTTACTGAGCTGAGGAGAGAAGAACCACAGGATTATAGTTAGGGAACCAGGACAGTGATGTCTCAGATCCCAGGTTTATATGGAGCACAGCTGACAGTGAAATGATTGTGGCCTTGATATTCCTTTGGATAAGTGATGGAGAGACACAAGAGAGCAAGAAATGCAGCGGCAAATTGATAGTGTACATTATACTCACTTAGATATCGAAAATGTGTAAAAATAAGTGTATTTATAGCATGTCATTTTATGTTCCCAACAGTAGCggtgcctagagtggttctcagaggcaagtgtttatcgttgtctctgattgggaaccatatttaggcagccatattctttgagtgtttcatgggtgattgttcctatctctgtgtttgtttgcaccagatagggctgtttaggtttttcACGTTACGTTTAGTGTTTATGTATTGTTCGTCATtatcttcattaaagatgtatgaaGATAacaacgctgcattttggtcctcctctctttcaccggaagaaaaccttaacagaatcacccaccacaacaggaccaagcggcgtggtgacaggcagcggcagcaggagcaacgAAGTCTGGATGATACGAcatgggaggaaatagacaggtgggcggtcgacccagggagaatgccggagcccgcctgggattcgctggagcagtgtgaggaaggttataggagaatggagttggagagacgaACACGGCagcgcggatggaagcccgagagtcagccccaaacatttcttggggggagacacagggagagtgtggcagagtcaggagtcagacctgagccaactccccctgtttatcgtaaGGAGCCAATGAGgaaaccagaaccagagccggtgttggaggtgagtgaagcagagactgtgaaggagttaatggggaaattggaggagagagttatgagggagttgctgttttggtgcatgaggcacggaattcgcccgacggagcgtgtcagggatttgatggcacctgggtcagctctccaaactcgtcctgaggtgcgtgctagtcggctggtgaagattgtgccagcctcacgcaccaggcctcctgtgcacctccctagccttgcacgtcctgtgccagctcagcTCTACAGTGCGCCTAGCAGTGCTAACCGTGGCGGGCGTGGTACTgatcaggcaccgtgttatgcggtggaacgcacggtgtccccagtacgcATGCTTAGCCCGGTACACTATATCTTAGCTCCTCACATCTGCCCGGGCTAGGGTGAAGATCCAGCCAGGGCGgttggtgccagccctgctctcaagatctccagtacgccttcacggtccggtccatcctgtgccacctccacacaccagccctccggtggcagctccccgcaccaggcttcctgtgcgtgtcctcggcccagtaccaccagtgccagcaccacgcatcaggcctacagtgcgcctcgccagagccttcctcctctacagcgctgtcggagccttcctcctctccagcgctgccggagtctcacgcctgttcagcacagccagagctgccagtctgcaaggagctgccagtctgcaaggagctgccagtctgcaaggagccgccagtctgcaaggagctgccagagccgccagtctgcaaggagctgccagagccgccagtctgcaaggagctgccagagccgccagtctgcaaggagctgccagagccgccagtctgcatggagcagccagagccgccagtctgcatggagcagccagagccgccagtctgcatggagcagccagagccgccagtctgcatggagcagccagagccgccagtgcgcatggagcagccagagccgccagtctgcatggagcagccagagccgccagttagccaggatcttccagatccgccaggaTCCCCCATTCAGAAATAGTAAAAAAGAAAataaacccctggaatgagtaggtgtgtccaaacatttaactggtactgtatatctgtattaTGGAAGACAAGCATCATCATTTTGAATTCCGCAAAGTAAGGTTGGAACAATGTCATACTCatttggaccagacagcatctGACAGATGGCCTACaactagagagacagaagggcgttGTTTCGCTCGCTCAgtgctttctcctgtgagatgcgttcagcctcttgtgaattgaagggaaattatgaaaacacagagacaaaagatttaaaacaaaataaatgTGTCAACAATTTTGGGAAGCCTGGCATTCATGAATACACTCCACTGGTTCCCAAATATATTTTACAGAAGCACCTTTTCCACAGTAATATATCAACCAGGATGTGTCTGTGTCTACTCTGTTTGACATGTTGGCATTGGAGGCCTCAGAGATAGAAATGATTTGCTTAGAAGGCAGTCTGTACCTGATGGTTAACGAGTAAATAATGACCAAGTTTTTCGCAACCACAAATCTGTTCAACCAAAAGTTCATCTAAGTTCAtctggaatcatgtggtaaccaaaaaagtgttcaatcaaaatatatatttttgatttttcaaagtagccaccatttgccttgatgacagctttgcacactctcggcaTTCTCTAGACAGGTTTATGAGatcgtcacctggaatgcatttcaaatcaaatcaaatcaaatcaaatcaaatttatttatatagcccttcgtacatcagctgatatctcaaagtgctgtacagaaacccagcctaaaaccccaaacagcaaacaatgcaggtgtaaatgcacggtggctaggaaaaactccttagaaaggccaaaacctaggaagaaacctagagaggaaccgggctatgtggggtggccagtcctcttctttcAATTACCCGGTGTGCCTTCATAAAagataagaaggaaagaaattctacaaatgaattagtttgagccaatcagttgtattgtgaaaaggtaggggtggtatacagaagataaccctatttggtaaaatacctagtccatattatggcaagatcaactcaaataatcaaagagaaacgacagtccatcattactttgagacatgaaggtcagtcaaaacaGAAAATGTCCTTGtcccaacacaactgattggctcaaacgcattaagaaggaaagaaattccacaaattaatttaTGTAAtcgatatatatatacacactttttcagttctcaAATACATGCATGTAGTATACTTTGAATGAATATTGAACCAAGAGGGGCAATTCAATAAAAATGTACAGGCTGAAAATACTGAACTGCTTTGTTGCTACAGTAACCAACACAGAAAATAAtgtaaaacaataataataatacatttagcTTATATTAATGCAAATAATAAATTTTTGCCAAGTTCTGTGGAAAAGTAATTAAATTGATATCCCATTCTACACCTGATTCTGCATATTTGACCTAACCTTGCCCACTGATCTAGCTCAAGTATTTGACTGACCTCCATGTAGAGCTTGTATGGCGCTTTCACATCCATTCGTAACAAGTTACCAAGCAGAGGAATCGGTGAAGGACCAGGAGGCAAACGTGAGTTGCTTTGTTTGCCTCGATTCATCcacaataatataataaagacacaTCCGATTACAATAGACACAAAGTTCGTCTGCAAAATATGAAGTACATCCATCTTCAGTAGAGTCGAGGACATTGATCGCCTACGGAGTTAACAGATAATCTGATATCGGAAAGCTTTATGCTGTACCGGTCAGAGCCTTCTACTGCGAAAAGTAGATAGAAGTTGAAGTTGTGCAATAGTTTGCACAGTTGTGAGTTTCATCAGTGATGATCCATTATATTGTCAAGAAAGCCGAGTGACCCCGCAAATATTGtgcagtgttgccaactcctcagtaaggaaagtagctattggctgtcctaaaagtctCTAGGTAAATCGCTAATTTACGTCATTACCTAATTTGCATAATTGCCCATGTGGACACTGTCGGAGAGAGGAATAACATCTtgggagagacagaaagtgagtaaaaaacaccctaaatatgtttagaaATACAAATGAACTTTCTATcgattcttgttttttttttatgtaacaATTCCAACCGTCCTCCTTTATCCGGACTTAGGACAAGCAAAAGTGACCCAAAAGAGACACTCTGGCAGAGTTACATcgtttttcattttttatttaatttggttttgggtttaaccttatggtccacttaggagcctacaacaagtcacagtaaaacatgaacatttttaaccataacatttgttacatttttatttgtataaAATCTACATTAACAATCTAAATGGACCAAAAAGAGACGATAGAAAAAACTGTCAATGGCAATGTGAGAAAATGATGGTAACTATTCTGGCTCTAATTCAGGTTAgctgctctgactgcagctgggAAGGACTGCTGCGCAAGGACTGGGGCGCCTGTGAGTGCTGTGGATGAGGGTGGGGCCCATGGCAGcaccctgtcacgccctggccatagagaggcttttattctctattttggttaggccagggtgtgactagggtgggcattctatgtttctttattctatgttttttatttctttgtttttggccgggtatggttctcaatcagggacagctgtctattgttgtctctgattgagaaccatacttaggtagctcttgcccacatgggttttgttggtagttgttttctgttgagtgtttgtatctgcaccagatagaactgtttcggtttcgtttgttcactttgttgtttttttgtattttcagtgATCTATtcctattcctctattcctacaatatgaacacataccacgctgcaccttggtcctcacttTCTTCCACCAACGGCCTTTACTCACCCGCTGCTCGTTGAGAAGAGTAAGAACAATACGTGCTTTCACATCAGTCTCCAATAACACCAGAAAAAATTGCTAGATTTGTCGCTTGTCGCTTTTTTGAAAATGTGTCGCTAGAGGGGTCTTAATACTTGCTAAATATAGCAACAACGTCAGCAACACTGATATTGGGGGCGTTATATTAAGATGGACCGGTTTGAACCTGGCAATGACCCGGCACATCATGGAGCGAAAGTGGGGAGGGAGGAGCACCTTTCTCAAATCAAAAAGTTATATGTGCCGCTCGGTCATGTTATCAACAAGGCAGCTAGGAACAAGTAAAAGAAGTCCCGCTATGACCTCTGCAGAGTCACCAAACTAGCTAAAGGACAATAAAGGAGGAATATATAGGAATAAAGTGGAATCATATTACAGAGTCTCCGACGCCCTACGGTACATTATGGATTACAAAACGAAGACCCAGCCGTGATCTGCCCAATGATGCCTCTCTACCAGACAAATTCAATGTATTTTATGCACGCTTTGATAATAACATCGTTTCGGGTATGAGGGCCACCACAGACCCAAAAGATtgggtgatctcgctctccgAGGCCTGATGTGAGTGAAGTCTTTAATCAGGTGAACACCCTCAATGGTATTCCACGGTGCTTTGTCAGAGAATGCGCGGAACAGCTGGCAGGCATATTTACAGTAATTTCAACCTCCTGGTGTCACAGTCCACACATTTTAAGATGACtaccatcattcctgttcccaagaactctaaggcttcatgccacaatgactaACGCCCTGTAGCACATGAAGTGCTTTGTTATGTcacacatcaactccatcatcctagacaccatagacccactccaatttgcatactgccccaacagatgcatagacgacgcaatctcaattgctctccacactgccctcacccacatAGAATAGATTAATACAGCTCAGTGTTTAACATCATTGTACCCTCCACGCTATTCACCAAGCTTAGGACACTGGAACTGAACACcactctctgcaactggatcctcgACTTCCCGACGAGCCgaccacgctgaccctcaacacgggggccccacaggggtgtgtgcttagtcccctcctgtactccctgttgacccataactgcgtggccatgcacaactccaacaccatcatcaagtttgctgatgacacgacagtggtaggtctgatcaccggcaacgatgagacagcctacaggtagGAAGTTGGtgccctggcagtgtggtgccggaacaacaacctctccctcaccgtcagtaagaccaaggtgttgatcatggactacaggaaatggtgAGGgttgagcacgcccccatccacatcgacagggctgcagtgaaGTGGGTCGAGAGCGTCAAAGTTTGttggtgtccaaatcactaaagaCTTCTTCACGCACAGTCAGATCTTGGAGTAGACAGATCTTGGTAACAGGTCTGTCCAGTTCTCCTGTTCTAGTTTTCAGTCTCACAGACCGGACCAGACCCTTCTTGTCAGGGTAGGATTCCAACACCTTTCCCATCAGCCACATACCTCTTGGAGCAGTAGGATCCATGATGACTAGTTTTCCCACGGAAAAACATTTCTTACGTTTGTTCCACTTCTGTCTTTCTTGTAACAATGGTTGGTACTCTTTCACCCATTGTTTCCAGTATAGATTACCCAGGTACTGAACTTGTCTCCACCTCCTTCTGGTGTAGAGATCACAGTCTTGAAACAGTCTAGGAGCAAGAAGTGGTTTTCCCCTTCAAAAGCAGTAAGTGGTTTGGAGTGTGTGCATCCAAATCATTTGGATCATCTGAGGGTTTTCTGATGGAACAGTCAATTAGAATTGCCGCTGCTTCACACAAAATGGTATGAATTTAGTATAGCACTTTCCTCACAAGATGAATAAGATGCTCCCACATTCCACATGATGCGAACCAGCAAATCTGTCATCTTCTGTTCACCAACCTTCTGTcttgtctttggctatgccggattaagtgataagatatgctattctataaaatcctttctctgtaattaatattacccgATTGAGCTAAtcgtgtaaatgtaattaactagaaagtcggggcaccacgaaagAGTGTTTATACAGCTGttgtcaccttatttcagtctcatctgaaagttgtcttcaccctggctaacaagttgaatcagcaatacaaaattgggtttaattatgtatttactaaatacctaactaatcacacagaattacatatacacagaatgcaAATTATGTCAAACAGAAAATGTTCCTGGTGGACAGAGCCGacatgacagctggttacacaaaggaaagggggttgggtttgagtgaaagagcgggaagactgaggaaaaaggggagaagctgtgctattgtaaatacagtatcttatgcattctaaattaccacccatttggaaaaggaaaatgcaataaatatttactctgagctgcgcttcggtaggttggtcgaAGATGCTGGCGGTGTTGGCCAACAGAGATATTCCTGTCCtcggaagaatgtctctggtgctAAATTGAATATGTTGTAGTATCTTTTTTGTGTGTTAGACTGGATATGTTGTCCGTCCTTTCCTAGCCCATAGCTGCTGTTGCTTACTCAACGGCTAGGATGTCTCACTTCTTTAgggaataagagttcaaagttcatagcattcacaaccaaagctcacgctgaggttgtcTTAGTTAACATGTTAGTCCTTTTTAACGT from Oncorhynchus keta strain PuntledgeMale-10-30-2019 chromosome 18, Oket_V2, whole genome shotgun sequence harbors:
- the LOC118396822 gene encoding cytochrome P450 2M1, which gives rise to MSSTLLKMDVLHILQTNFVSIVIGCVFIILLWMNRGKQSNSRLPPGPSPIPLLGNLLRMDVKAPYKLYMELSKKYGSVFTVWLGSKPVVVISGFQAIKDAFVTQGEEFSGRANYPVIMTISKGYGVMVSSGKRSKDLRRFSLMTLKTFGMGRRSIEERVQEEAKMLVKAFGEYRDSVVNPKELLCNCVGNVICSIVFGHRFENDDPIFQLIQKAVDAYFHVLSSPIGAMYNMFPRIVWCFPGNHHEMFAIVNKAKAYIQGQAEIRLKTLNISEPQDFIEAFLVKMLEEKDDPNTEFNNDNMVMTAWSLFAAGTETTSSTLRQSFLMMIKYPHIQESVQKEIDEVIGSRVPTVDDRVKMPYTDAVIHEVQRYMDLSPTSVPHKVIRDTEFYNYHIPEGTMVLPLLSSVLADPKWFKNPDEFDPENFLDENGVFKKNDGFFAFGVGKRACPGEALAKVELFLFFTSLLQRFTFTGTKSPEEINIEPACSSFGRIPRSYDCYIKLRTEE